A region from the Vicia villosa cultivar HV-30 ecotype Madison, WI linkage group LG3, Vvil1.0, whole genome shotgun sequence genome encodes:
- the LOC131657904 gene encoding uncharacterized protein LOC131657904, with product MIHMCSTEHYQFYRSWMYDRMFPGRRGLKPLFMEGVAAFLSYAFAQECCRREGGVRCPCLKCGCRNIISDPSEVKRHLERVGFRPNYWVWTSNGETMQEMNREASSSQTHIEPDINRVDPGSSSSHMQCQEQFNLVEEMFTDALGVNVAYDEPQDLDGEELPNEKAQRFYQLLKEINIPLFEGSSDSKLSMCVRLLAAKSNWNVPDQCLEFFARLMLDATPVKENMPTSYYDAKRVVSKLGLEVKKIDCCIRGCMLFYDNEFGTNDGELEECKFCESPRYLVSSKGVDQRQNRVAAKSMFYLPIIPRLQRMFASMHSASQMAWHHTNRISSGMMRHPSDGEAWKHFDRVHPEFALEPRNVRLGLCSDGFTPYNFSGNAYSCWPVIVTPYNLPPEMCMTKPYMFLTCIIPGPSSPKAGIDVYLQPLIDDLKRLWVGAWTYDVSRKQNFNMRAALMWTINDFPAYGMLSGWGTHGKMGCPHCMNHTKAFTLDFGGKSSWFDCHHYGEARRIKGYGVDHNWTKRSIFWDLPYWKDNLLRHNLDVMHIEKNFFDNVLNTVMDNEKTKDNEKARKDMELYCNRKELELKPRPNGKLLKPKACYTLTPQEAKAVCRWLNELRMPDGYSSNLARCADANTGKLHGMKSHDCHIFMERLLPIAFSSLPKNVLNPLTEISQFFRDICASTLRVDDIIKLDRNIPVILCKLEQIFPPGFFDSMEHLPVHLAYEAFLGGPVQYRWMYPFERFMGDSKRSVKNKARVEGSICAHYIHRETSHFCSHYFNNMMLSPRIIRNEVNFSERSQFTLSFFGRPAGKKSEHWLSQKEMQSAHVHVLINCVEVKPYLEAFGTYYYQSTGEQPSTGYTHAYFPTWFKQQLSCIVTLSPDLIHLRNLSEGPSQRVNEWHTYFVNGYKFHTEEWSVGKKTVNSGVVVKGVTEGGEDDFYGVITHIYELVYNYMDSENKVVLFYCDWYDPSSRGTKIDKKYNTVEIRRDRKYKEYDPFIMAHNVRQVYYVPYPSITPRKREWCVVIKSNPMGHIETDELMEDVAYQHDEISPVNEVIETEEIVSLCDTAVEGQQIDASILLSTNPMEEENEELGESEDNNIRCDEDNEDYDDE from the exons ATGATTCACATGTGCAGTACGGAACATTACCAAttctatcgtagttggatgtatgaTAGAATGTTTCCTGGACGACGTGGGCTTAAACCACTTTTTATGGAAGGAGTTGCCGCGTTTCTCTCGTAtgcgtttgctcaagaatgttgtcgcAGGGAAGGAGGGGTAAGGTGTCCGTGTTTAAAGTGTGGTTGCAGAAATATTATTAGTGACCCTAGTGAAGTGAAGCGTCACTTGGAGAGAGTGGGTTTTAGGCCAAATTACTGGGTTTGGACATCTAATGGGGAAACAATGCAGGAGATGAATAGAGAGGCTTCTAGCAGTCAAACACATATAGAACCAGATATAAATAGAGTTGATCCAGGGAGTAGTTCATCACATATGCAGTGCCAGGAGCAATTTAATCTCGTCGAGGAGATGTTCACTGACGCATTAGGGGTGAATGTGGCGTATGATGAACCACAAGACTTAGATGGAGAAGAACTCCCGAATGAGAAAGCTCAAAGGTTTTATCAGCTgttgaaagaaataaatataccATTGTTTGAGGGGTCTTCTGACTCTAagctatcaatgtgtgtgagacttTTGGCTGCGAaatcaaattggaatgttcctgatcagtgtttagaATTCTTTGCGAGATTGATGTTGGACGCGACTCCTGTGAAAGAAAACATGCCTACAAGTTATTATGATGCAAAAAgggtggtgtcgaagttgggattAGAAGTtaaaaagattgattgttgcattagaggttgcatgttgttttatgacaacgAGTTTGGTACAAATGATGGGgaattggaggaatgtaagttttgcgaGAGTCCGAGGTATTTAGTTAGCAGTAAAGGAGTTGACCAAAGGCAAAATCGCGTTGCAGCGAAATCTATGTTCTATCTACCAATAATACCTAGGTTGCAAAGAATGTTTgcatcaatgcacagtgcaagccaAATGGCATGGCACCATACAAACAGAATTAGTTCAGGCATgatgcgacatccatctgatggcgaggcatggaaacacTTTGATAGAGTTCATCCTGAGTTTGCACTTGAACCTAGGAATGTCCgacttggattatgctcagatggtttcaCTCCTTATAATTTTTCAGGAAatgcatattcttgttggccagttattgttacCCCGTACAatctccctcctgagatgtgcatgacgaaACCTTACATGTTTTTGACATGCATCATTCCGGGACCGTCGAGTCCAAAGGCTGGAATCGATGTTTATttgcaacctttaattgatgatctcAAGAGGCTGTGGGTGGGAGCGTGGACTTATGATGTGTCtcgtaaacaaaattttaatatgcGAGCGGCTTTGATGTGGACAATTAATGACTTTcctgcatatggcatgttgtctggatgGGGTACACATGGTAAAATGGGATGTCCGCATTGCATGAATCACACAAAAGCGTTTACTTtggactttggtgggaaaagttcgtggtttgactgtcatc ACTATGGTGAAGCACGTAGAATTAAAGGATATGGGGTTGaccacaattggacaaaaagaagtatcttTTGGGACCTCCCATATTGGAAGGATAATTTATTGCGTCATAAtcttgatgttatgcatattgagaagaacttTTTTGATAATGTGCTTAACACGGTGATGGATAATGAGAAGACAAAAGACAATGAGAAGGCTAGGAAAGACATGGAACTTTATTGTAATCGAAAAGAATTGGAGTTGAAACCTCGACCAAACGGaaaattattaaaacccaaggcttgttacACTCTTACTCCCCAAGAAGCAAAAGCTGTATGTCGGTGGTTAAATGAATTGAGGATGCCTGATGGTTATTCTTCTAACCTGGCAAGATGTGCTGACGCCAACACTGGGAAattgcatggaatgaaaagtcacgattgtcatATTTTCATGGAACGATTACTTCCAATTGCATTCAGTTCACTGCCCAAGAATGTGCTTAATCCACTTACTGAGATCAGTCAATTTTTTAGAGACATTTGTGCTTCAACTTTAAGAGTAGACGACATCATTAAATTGGACCGAAATATTCCTGTCATTCTTTGCAAGTTGGAGCAAATATTCCCGCCAGGTTTCTTTGATTCTATGGAGCATCTCCCTGTGCATCTTGCTTATGAAGCTTTTCTAGGTGGACCTGTTCAATATAGATGGATGTATCCATTTGAAcgattcatgggtgattcaaagcgatcagttAAAAATAAGGCACGAGTTgagggatcaatttgtgcacattATATACATcgcgaaacatcacatttttgctctCATTATTTCAATAACATGATGTTGTCTCCAAGAATAATAAGGAACGAAGTTAACTTcagtgaaagaagtcaatttacctTATCATTTTTCGGCCGTCCCGCAGGGAAGAAGAGTGAGCATTGGCTTTCACAAAAAGAAATGCAATCTGCTCATGTTCATGTGCTGAttaactgcgttgaagttaaaccatatcttga GGCATTTGGTACCTACTATTATCAAAGCACAGGCGAACAACCATCGACTGGTTACACACATGCCTATTTTCCAACATGGTTTAAGCAGCAATTATCATGTATTGTTACACTAAGTCCTGACTTAATACATTTGCGAAATTTGTCTGAAGGCCCTAGTCAACGTGtaaatgaatggcacacataTTTTGTAAACGGTTACAAATTTCACACTGAGGAATGGAGTGTAGGGAAGAAAACCGTAAACAGTGGTGTAgtcgtaaaaggagttacagaggGTGGTGAGGACGACTTCTATGGGGTTATCACACATATTTACGAGTTGGTTTATAATTATATGGActcggaaaataaagttgtcttattTTATTGTGATTGGTATGATCCATCTTCTAGAGGaacaaaaattgataaaaagtATAACACTGTTgagattcgaagagatagaaagtacaaagagtatgaccctttcattATGGCACAtaatgttaggcaagtttattatgtaccttatccttcaaTTACCCCACGGAAACGAGAATGGTGTGTTGTAATCAAGTCCAACCCAATGGGTCACATTGAGACTGATGAGTTAATGGAAGATGTTGCATACCAACATGATGAGATTTCACCTGTTAATGAGGTAATTGAAACTGAGGAGATTGTAAGTTTGTGTGATACTGCAGTTGAGGGTCAACAAATTGACGCAAGTATCTTGTTGTCAACAAATCCTATGGAAGAAGAGAATGAAGAGCTAGGAGAGTCTGAAGACAATAATATCAGATGCGATGAAGACAACGAAgattatgatgatgaatga
- the LOC131657903 gene encoding uncharacterized protein LOC131657903 has protein sequence MPPKKDEKGKGQLKPRRTRFIVEEVPNSDMFVPMPRSTPRSTPPPMHPTPPMHPTPPMHPTPPMSGSFTGLLSMPPGSGFFCPPGYSYPTYFPTETGGSSMPLPMHMGTGGSGSMPLPLHMGTGGSGSMPLPMHIETGGSSMPLPIPSEDDTSAPGDTSAPGDTSAPGDTSAKEQTKRKRILKKNTTQKIKYHEGRLSIYPDAGS, from the coding sequence ATGCCAcccaaaaaagatgaaaaaggtaaGGGTCAACTAAAGCCTCGTCGCACTAGATTCATTGTAGAGGAGGTTCCTAACTCAGATATGTTCGTTCCTATGCCACGCTCTACTCCACGCTCTACTCCACCGCCTATGCATCCTACACCGCCTATGCATCCTACACCGCCTATGCATCCTACACCGCCCATGTCTGGATCTTTCACTGGATTACTATCCATGCCCCCTGGATCAGGTTTTTTTTGTCCTCCTGGATACTCTTACCCCACATATTTTCCTACAGAGACAGGTGGATCAAGCATGCCATTACCCATGCATATGGGGACAGGTGGATCTGGTAGCATGCCATTACCCTTGCATATGGGGACAGGTGGATCTGGTAGCATGCCATTACCCATGCATATAGAGACAGGTGGATCTAGCATGCCATTACCCATTCCTTCAGAGGATGATACCAGTGCTCCTGGAGATACCAGTGCTCCTGGAGATACCAGCGCTCCTGGAGATACTAGTGCTAAGGAGCAAACAAAGAGGAAgcgtattttgaaaaaaaatacgaCTCAAAAAATTAAGTATCATGAGGGCAGACTAAGCATTTATCCCGATGCAGGATCGtaa
- the LOC131655464 gene encoding probable indole-3-pyruvate monooxygenase YUCCA10: MQEFTVVIVGGGPSGLAISALLSQNSISHVILEKEECNASLWRKNAYDRLNLHLASEFCSLPLMPHPSSSPTYLTKDQFLQYIDKYVDHFDIKPRYYRVVESAKYDEVKNKWVIEAKNTIEGTLEVYGAKFLVVASGENSEGFIPNVSGLGQFEGDVVHSKNYKSGSKYKSKDVLVVGCGNSGMEIAYDLHNWGANTSIVIRNPLHVFTRDMIRLGMRLVQYIPVYIVDTIITLQAKFKYGDLSKYGIYRPKEGPLYLKNTTGKSAVIDVGTIEKIKEGAIKVVPSDIKKIVKKNIIFENNVEKEFDAIIFATGYKSVANGWLKDYKYALNEKGFPKNPFPKHWKGDHGLYCAGLARKGLFGVKKDAEAIAEDINQTFKLKN; this comes from the exons ATGCAAGAATTCACTGTTGTAATTGTTGGTGGTGGGCCTTCTGGCCTAGCAATTTCAGCTTTACTAAGTCAAAACTCCATTTCTCACGTCATACTTGAAAAAGAGGAGTGCAATGCTTCTCTTTGGAGAAAAAATGCTTATGATCGTTTGAACCTCCACTTAGCTAGTGAATTTTGCTCTTTACCCCTCATGCCACATCCATCCTCTAGCCCAACATACCTAACCAAAGACCAATTTCTTCAATACATAGATAAATATGTTGATCATTTTGACATAAAACCTCGTTATTACCGTGTCGTTGAGTCTGCTAAGTATGATGAAGTTAAAAACAAATGGGTTATTGAAGCAAAAAACACCATCGAAGGTACATTAGAAGTTTATGGGGCAAAGTTTCTTGTGGTTGCCTCTGGTGAAAATAGTGAAGGTTTTATTCCTAATGTGTCTGGATTAGGACAATTTGAAGGAGATGTGGTACACTCCAAGAACTACAAATCTGGTTCAAAATATAAATCAAAAGATGTTTTGGTTGTTGGGTGTGGTAACTCAGGAATGGAGATTGCATATGATCTCCATAACTGGGGTGCTAACACTTCCATTGTTATTCGAAATCCG CTTCATGTCTTCACCAGAGATATGATTCGTTTAGGGATGCGCTTGGTGCAATATATTCCTGTTTATATAGTGGATACAATCATTACACTACAAGCAAAATTCAAATATGGCGATCTCTCCAAATACGGGATTTATCGTCCTAAAGAAGGACCTTTGTATCTCAAAAACACTACTGGAAAATCTGCCGTTATTGATGTTGGAACCATTGAAAAAATTAAGGAAGGAGCTATAAAGGTTGTTCCTTCAGATATAAAGaaaattgtgaagaaaaatatTATCTTTGAAAACAATGTGGAGAAAGAGTTTGATGCAATTATTTTTGCTACCGGTTACAAAAGTGTAGCTAATGGATGGCTAAAG gaTTATAAATATGCTCTTAATGAAAAGGGATTTCCTAAAAATCCTTTTCCAAAACATTGGAAGGGAGATCATGGATTGTACTGTGCTGGACTTGCAAGAAAAGGTTTGTTTGGAGTCAAAAAGGATGCTGAGGCAATTGCTGAAGACATCAACCAAACTTTTAAGTTGAAAAATTAA
- the LOC131655465 gene encoding uncharacterized protein LOC131655465 codes for MRNVRLKWEAKGTRPRWIGEDIFPQLIDHWNSDKFKEISEQAKKNRASEVGGCNYAAGSISVTEVARRMREELGRTPLLNELHMETHLKRNGEFIDERAKITQENFDKELAIKLSEHPEIPEPPPGYPVDPSLGFQTWYKVSGGKKKNGRVYCTGGYSKNIKRRSRDFKMRYADGEGSSTPPILTAEMLETVRNLANTEAAQQVAARNLEIEEMKRKQLEMQEEMQRRERELREEMRREFQEEMRRQTQEYQEAMRIANERSQRFDQFFASQNMSGGGFGGTSGYGGADEEEEEQDGGNN; via the exons ATGAGGAATGTTAGACTTAAATGGGAAGCAAAAGGGACACGTCCACGTTGGATAGGAGAAGATATATTCCCACAGCTTATTGATCATTGGAATTCTGATAAGTTTAAGGAAATATCTGAGCaggcaaagaaaaatagagcatCTGAAGTTGGTGGCTGCAACTATGCAGCGGGAAGTATTAGTGTGACTGAAGTTGCGCGAAGGATG cgTGAAGAATTAGGCAGAACTCCACTTCTTAATGAGCTCCACATGGAGACTCATCTCAAGAGAAATGGAGAGTTTATTGACGAGCGCGCAAAAATCACTCAA gagaatTTTGATAAAGAACTTGCCATAAAGTTGTCAGAGCATCCTGAAATACCCGAACCACCACCGGGGTATCCTGTTGACCCCAGTCTTGGTTTTCAGACTTGGTATAAGGTTTCAGgtggaaagaagaaaaatgggaGAGTGTATTGTACTGGAGGGTATTCCAAAAATATCAAGCGGCGTAGTAGAGATTTCAAAATGAGATATGCTGATGGAGAAGGATCATCCACTCCACCTATATTAACCGCCGAAATGCTTGAAACTGTGAGAAACTTGGCAAATACTGAGGCAGCACAACAAGTAGCAGCaagaaatttggaaattgaagagatgaagagaaaacaattagagatgcaggaggaaatgcaaagaagagaaagagaattacGGGAAGAAATGAGGAGAGAATTTCAGGAAGAAATGAGGAGGCAGACACAGGAATATCAAGAAGCAATGCGAATTGCAAATGAGCGGTCACAAAGGTTTGATCAGTTTTTTGCTTCACAAAATATGAGTGGTGGTGGATTTGGAGGAACTAGTGGATATGGAGGAGctgatgaagaagaggaggaacaagatggggggaataattaa